The Collimonas sp. PA-H2 genome contains a region encoding:
- a CDS encoding DUF4166 domain-containing protein yields MNSSDSLYRQVMADNFNALAPELQQFHSLAGRVALPGRCTIKGPHTLLGRCFGLLFSLPKATSETAFLFELEADSRQETWRRHFPGRTMASRMQVSAGTLVERLGPVDLHFTISVAEGRLSMTLQRITCCGIACPKFLIPAVLAEETGAGGRLHFNVAARLPLVGVLAQYHGYLDLAQARIAA; encoded by the coding sequence ATGAACTCAAGCGACTCTCTCTACCGCCAGGTCATGGCGGACAATTTCAACGCGCTGGCGCCGGAACTGCAGCAATTCCATAGCCTGGCCGGCAGGGTCGCGCTGCCAGGAAGATGTACCATCAAAGGACCGCATACCCTGCTCGGCCGCTGCTTCGGCCTGCTGTTCTCGCTGCCCAAAGCGACCAGCGAAACCGCCTTCCTGTTTGAACTGGAGGCCGACAGCCGGCAGGAAACCTGGCGCCGCCATTTTCCCGGCCGGACCATGGCCTCGCGCATGCAGGTCAGTGCCGGCACGCTGGTGGAACGCCTGGGCCCGGTGGACTTGCACTTTACGATCAGCGTCGCCGAGGGACGCTTGAGCATGACGCTGCAGCGCATCACCTGCTGCGGCATTGCCTGCCCAAAATTCCTGATTCCCGCCGTGCTGGCGGAGGAAACCGGCGCCGGCGGCAGGCTGCATTTCAACGTCGCCGCGAGACTGCCGCTGGTAGGCGTGCTGGCGCAATATCACGGCTACCTGGATCTGGCGCAGGCGAGGATCGCGGCATGA
- a CDS encoding ATP-binding protein, producing MSRALRYLLVVGGAIVSILLFLLSSASSNSDFFDKHYSWLLGLNALMAVALFVLVCLLLGRLYSRYKRGKFGSRLTAKLVFMFALIGILPGVVIYLVSVQFVSRSIESWFDVHVESALQSGLNLSHAALESSLSDLSSRARILAADWSELSNSAQATQLGRLNEKNLEASIVTANGQVIASVGGHLGTLRPTQPTPSMLQQARLPHGYAATESAQDNPDGAAADGGDNDLRQHVVVAIPPPLRSSSLQDDTHFLQMIQPVPAYLATNAEALGSAYSEYQERSLGRSGLRKIYLVTLTLTLLLAVFGAIASAFLIATDLAKPLLLLAEGTKAVAEGNLSPRPIVATSDELGTLTQSFNLMTRQLFDARAAVEKNRSELENAKAYLESVLANMSAGVMVLDGDFRLVTSNQSVARILQYDFSPHIGQPLNIIDGLAHFAEVITNAFSEQNAQFATGKIGPELLHWQQQIEIPRRVDSGENNDSDDITLLARGSRLPVENRTGYVVVFDDISDVISGQRSIAWGEVARRLAHEIKNPLTPIQLSAERLQMKLEDKLMTHDAAILKKSTDTIVNQVAAMKRMVDDFRDYAKTPPAVLDELDLNVLVAEILHLYLAGDERDMIHASLAPDLPLIMGDATQLRQVIHNLLQNAQDAVMDRSGDPLPPRIDLVTERVSYQSSDGLSRTAVRLSITDNGAGFSPKILARAFEPYVTSKPRGTGLGLPMVKKIIDEHGGRIDLQNRSDTKGAKILILLLKLASSHDSAII from the coding sequence GTGTCGCGCGCGCTACGTTATTTGCTGGTGGTTGGCGGCGCCATCGTCAGCATCCTGCTGTTCCTGCTGTCCTCCGCTTCTTCCAATTCCGATTTCTTCGACAAGCACTACTCCTGGCTGCTGGGCTTGAACGCCCTGATGGCAGTGGCGCTGTTCGTGCTGGTTTGCCTGCTGCTGGGCCGCCTCTACAGCCGCTACAAGCGCGGCAAGTTCGGCTCCCGCCTGACCGCCAAGCTGGTCTTCATGTTCGCCCTGATCGGTATCTTGCCAGGCGTGGTGATCTATCTGGTGTCGGTGCAGTTTGTCTCGCGCTCGATCGAATCCTGGTTTGACGTGCACGTGGAGTCGGCATTGCAGTCGGGCCTGAACCTTAGCCATGCCGCGCTGGAGTCGTCGCTCAGCGATCTCAGTTCCAGGGCCCGCATCCTGGCGGCGGACTGGTCGGAGCTGTCGAATTCGGCGCAAGCTACCCAGCTGGGCCGCCTCAACGAGAAAAACCTGGAAGCCTCGATCGTCACCGCCAATGGCCAGGTGATTGCTTCGGTCGGCGGCCATCTGGGAACCCTGAGGCCGACTCAACCGACGCCCTCCATGCTGCAGCAGGCCCGCCTGCCGCACGGCTATGCCGCTACCGAGAGCGCTCAGGACAATCCCGACGGCGCCGCCGCGGATGGCGGCGACAACGACCTGCGCCAGCACGTGGTAGTGGCAATCCCGCCGCCGCTGCGCAGCTCATCCTTGCAGGACGACACCCATTTCCTGCAGATGATCCAGCCGGTGCCGGCCTATCTGGCGACCAACGCCGAGGCGCTCGGCTCGGCCTACAGCGAATACCAGGAGCGTTCGCTTGGCCGTTCCGGCCTGCGCAAGATCTATCTGGTGACCCTGACCCTGACCCTGCTGCTGGCGGTGTTCGGCGCCATCGCCAGCGCCTTCCTGATCGCCACCGACCTGGCCAAGCCCTTGCTGCTGCTGGCGGAAGGCACCAAGGCGGTGGCCGAGGGCAATCTGTCGCCGCGGCCGATCGTCGCCACCTCGGACGAGCTGGGCACCCTGACCCAATCGTTCAACCTGATGACGCGCCAGCTGTTCGATGCCCGCGCCGCGGTCGAGAAAAACCGCAGCGAGCTGGAAAACGCCAAGGCCTACCTGGAATCGGTGCTGGCCAACATGTCGGCCGGCGTGATGGTGCTGGACGGCGATTTCCGCCTGGTCACCAGCAACCAGTCGGTGGCGCGCATCCTGCAATACGATTTTTCCCCGCACATCGGCCAGCCGCTCAACATCATCGACGGCCTGGCGCACTTTGCGGAAGTCATCACCAATGCTTTTTCCGAACAGAACGCGCAATTCGCCACCGGCAAGATCGGCCCCGAGCTGCTGCACTGGCAACAGCAGATCGAGATTCCGCGGCGGGTCGACAGCGGCGAGAACAACGACAGCGACGACATCACCCTGCTGGCGCGCGGCTCGCGCCTACCGGTCGAAAACCGCACCGGCTATGTGGTGGTGTTCGACGATATCTCCGACGTCATCTCCGGCCAGCGCTCGATCGCCTGGGGCGAAGTAGCGCGCCGCCTGGCGCATGAAATCAAGAATCCGCTGACGCCGATCCAGCTGTCGGCGGAACGGCTGCAGATGAAGCTGGAAGACAAGCTGATGACCCACGACGCCGCGATCCTGAAGAAAAGCACCGATACGATTGTCAACCAGGTGGCGGCAATGAAGCGCATGGTGGACGATTTCCGCGACTACGCCAAGACCCCGCCGGCAGTCTTGGACGAGCTCGACCTGAACGTGCTGGTGGCGGAAATCCTGCACCTGTATCTGGCGGGCGACGAACGCGACATGATCCACGCCTCGCTGGCGCCGGACCTGCCGCTGATCATGGGCGACGCCACCCAGCTGCGGCAAGTGATACACAACCTGCTGCAGAACGCCCAGGACGCCGTCATGGACCGCAGCGGCGACCCGCTGCCGCCGCGCATCGACCTGGTCACCGAGCGCGTCAGCTATCAAAGTTCGGACGGCCTGTCACGCACCGCGGTGCGGCTCTCGATCACCGATAACGGCGCCGGATTCTCGCCTAAAATACTGGCCAGAGCGTTTGAACCCTACGTCACATCAAAGCCGCGCGGCACCGGCCTGGGCCTGCCGATGGTGAAAAAAATCATCGATGAACACGGCGGCCGCATCGATCTGCAGAATCGAAGCGACACAAAGGGCGCAAAAATCCTGATTTTGCTGTTAAAGTTAGCCTCAAGTCATGATTCAGCCATAATTTGA
- the cyoE gene encoding heme o synthase, translated as MTALTIHPNRIAQYWALTKPRVTQLAVFCAVIGMFLATPGLPDWQRLVAATIGIWLLAGAAFAVNCLVEREIDSRMARTARRPMARGEITVNQTLVFSGVIGGSGMWVLYNFVNPLTMWLTFATFVGYAIIYTIILKPATPQNIVIGGLAGAMPPALGWAAIANDVPMQAWILVLIIFVWTPPHFWALAMYRRDDYAKSGLPMLPITHGMKFTQLQIWLYTIALVATTMLPFAVGMSGLIYLASAALLGLVFLWYAWQIYRHYTDLIARKTFAYSIIYLSLLFAALLVDHYLKF; from the coding sequence ATGACCGCATTGACCATACATCCTAATCGAATTGCCCAGTATTGGGCGCTGACCAAGCCGCGGGTGACGCAGCTGGCGGTGTTTTGCGCAGTGATCGGCATGTTCCTGGCGACTCCCGGCTTGCCTGACTGGCAACGCCTGGTGGCGGCCACCATCGGCATCTGGCTGCTGGCCGGCGCTGCCTTTGCCGTCAACTGCCTGGTCGAGCGCGAGATCGATTCACGCATGGCGCGCACCGCGCGGCGCCCGATGGCCCGCGGCGAGATCACAGTCAACCAGACCCTGGTGTTTTCCGGCGTCATCGGCGGCAGCGGCATGTGGGTGCTGTACAACTTCGTCAATCCGCTGACCATGTGGCTGACTTTCGCCACGTTTGTCGGTTACGCCATCATCTACACCATCATCCTGAAACCGGCGACGCCGCAGAATATCGTCATCGGCGGCCTCGCCGGCGCCATGCCGCCGGCCTTGGGCTGGGCCGCGATCGCCAACGACGTGCCGATGCAGGCCTGGATCCTGGTGCTGATCATCTTTGTCTGGACCCCGCCGCATTTCTGGGCGCTGGCGATGTACCGCCGCGACGACTACGCCAAATCCGGCCTGCCGATGCTGCCCATCACGCATGGCATGAAATTCACCCAGCTGCAGATCTGGCTGTATACGATCGCACTGGTCGCCACCACCATGTTGCCGTTCGCGGTCGGCATGAGCGGCTTGATCTATCTGGCCAGCGCAGCGCTGCTCGGGCTGGTTTTCTTGTGGTACGCATGGCAGATCTACCGGCACTACACCGATCTGATCGCACGCAAGACTTTCGCCTATTCGATCATCTACCTGTCGCTATTGTTCGCCGCTCTGCTGGTCGATCACTACCTCAAATTCTGA
- a CDS encoding LysE family translocator has protein sequence MISFGITDFGLFLMAVLLLNATPGPDTAYIVGRSVAQGRRAGLLSALGITAGCCIHATLSAFGLTALLAASATAFMAVKLAGGAYLVYLGLKMLFSKKQAASASQLQPDLRSHKTIFVQALITNVLNPKVILFFLSFFPQFVQHDSPHKIAAFLLLGAVFSVVTLCWNSGTAMLAGTLSRHASSNPHVKHWLERSVGAAFVALGMKLALTRN, from the coding sequence ATGATTTCGTTCGGCATTACCGATTTTGGCCTGTTCCTGATGGCCGTCCTGTTACTGAACGCCACTCCCGGCCCGGATACCGCCTATATAGTCGGCCGCAGCGTGGCGCAAGGACGCCGCGCTGGCTTGCTTTCGGCGCTGGGCATCACGGCTGGCTGCTGCATCCACGCCACCTTGTCGGCTTTCGGCCTGACCGCGCTGCTGGCGGCTTCGGCCACTGCTTTCATGGCGGTCAAGCTGGCAGGCGGCGCTTATCTGGTGTATCTCGGCCTGAAGATGCTGTTCAGCAAAAAGCAAGCTGCCAGCGCCAGCCAGTTGCAGCCGGACCTGCGCTCGCACAAGACGATTTTCGTGCAAGCCTTGATCACCAATGTGCTCAATCCCAAGGTGATCTTGTTTTTCCTGTCATTTTTCCCGCAATTCGTGCAGCACGATTCGCCGCACAAGATCGCCGCCTTTTTATTGCTGGGCGCGGTGTTTTCCGTGGTGACACTATGCTGGAACAGCGGCACCGCCATGCTGGCCGGGACACTCAGCCGGCATGCCAGCAGCAATCCCCACGTCAAGCATTGGCTGGAGCGCAGCGTCGGCGCCGCCTTTGTCGCGCTGGGAATGAAACTGGCGCTGACCCGAAACTAA
- a CDS encoding DUF4390 domain-containing protein, with the protein MLALSFSHASSFASEGVELSQAHIEADDNGYRLSATFSFDLNRGLEDVINRGVALYFTTDVELTRPRWYWFDEKAITATQTIRLQYNVITRRYNVATNGSLQQSFNTLDDALSLIRRPSRWLIADKTALKSGEVYRVAVRMGLDLGLLSKPFQVNALNNSDWRFSSDWKSFNYKAE; encoded by the coding sequence ATGCTAGCTCTGTCTTTTAGCCACGCCTCCAGCTTTGCATCTGAAGGCGTTGAATTGAGCCAGGCCCATATCGAAGCGGACGACAACGGCTACCGGCTGTCGGCGACTTTTTCCTTCGACCTCAACCGCGGCCTGGAAGATGTGATCAATCGCGGCGTCGCCCTGTATTTCACGACCGATGTCGAACTGACCCGGCCGCGCTGGTACTGGTTCGACGAAAAGGCGATCACGGCCACCCAGACCATCCGCCTGCAGTACAACGTCATCACGCGCCGCTATAACGTCGCCACCAACGGCAGCCTGCAGCAAAGCTTCAATACCCTCGATGACGCCCTGTCCCTGATCCGCCGCCCCAGCCGCTGGCTGATCGCCGACAAAACCGCGCTCAAGAGCGGCGAGGTGTACCGGGTCGCGGTGCGCATGGGGCTGGACCTGGGACTCTTGTCCAAGCCGTTCCAGGTCAATGCGCTGAACAATAGCGACTGGCGTTTTTCTTCCGACTGGAAGAGTTTCAACTACAAGGCAGAATAG
- a CDS encoding GTPase yields MTLTTLVSGRAASAREAAIWSALQQELAQQGVYQSTALILEGLADGKLATADLPPELEVKRIAPGCFCCIGNLTLRVTLNRLLRKAPARLFISIADDTHLEQIRAFLSQPPYDAYLSLTQDLTV; encoded by the coding sequence ATGACACTCACGACGCTAGTCAGCGGCAGAGCGGCGAGCGCGCGCGAAGCCGCAATCTGGTCTGCACTGCAGCAAGAATTGGCGCAGCAGGGCGTTTATCAGAGTACCGCACTGATTCTGGAAGGCCTGGCCGACGGCAAGCTGGCCACGGCCGACCTGCCGCCAGAACTGGAAGTCAAACGCATCGCCCCGGGCTGTTTTTGCTGCATTGGCAACCTGACGCTGCGGGTCACTTTGAACCGCCTGCTGCGCAAAGCGCCAGCGCGATTGTTCATCAGCATTGCCGACGACACCCACCTGGAGCAAATCCGCGCTTTCCTCAGCCAGCCGCCGTACGACGCTTATCTCTCCCTGACCCAGGACCTGACGGTCTGA
- the rpoH gene encoding RNA polymerase sigma factor RpoH, giving the protein MKNPSVSTALMPTESNALALGFSGTLGNIDAYISAVNRLPMLTHDEEISLAQQLRDKNDLGAAQKLVLSHLRLVVSIARGYLGYGLPHADLIQEGNIGLMKAVKRFDPDQGVRLVSYAMHWIKAEMHEYILKNWRLVKVATTKAQRKLFFNLRSHKEGLDAMTPSQVDALAKTLNVKREEVIEMETRLTGRDIALDAPTDDDDDKFAPIAYLSSESQEPTKVLEAQRYDRLQSEGLESALGKLDERSRRIVEARWLANDDGSGATLHELADEFGVSAERIRQIEAVALKKMKGSLAAFA; this is encoded by the coding sequence ATGAAGAATCCATCAGTCAGCACCGCATTAATGCCTACCGAGAGCAACGCCCTGGCGCTCGGCTTTTCCGGCACGCTGGGGAATATCGACGCTTATATCTCGGCCGTGAACCGCCTGCCGATGTTGACACACGATGAAGAAATTTCTCTTGCGCAACAATTGCGCGACAAAAACGACCTTGGCGCCGCTCAAAAGCTGGTGCTGTCGCATTTGCGCCTGGTGGTCTCGATCGCCCGCGGCTACCTCGGTTATGGCTTGCCGCACGCTGACCTGATCCAGGAAGGCAACATTGGCCTGATGAAAGCCGTCAAGCGCTTCGACCCGGACCAGGGTGTACGGCTGGTGTCGTACGCCATGCACTGGATCAAGGCGGAAATGCATGAATACATCCTGAAAAACTGGCGCCTGGTGAAAGTAGCCACCACCAAGGCGCAGCGCAAGCTGTTTTTCAATCTGCGCAGCCACAAGGAGGGCCTGGACGCGATGACGCCGTCGCAGGTCGACGCCCTGGCCAAGACCCTCAACGTCAAGCGCGAAGAAGTGATCGAGATGGAAACGCGCCTGACCGGCCGCGACATCGCACTGGATGCGCCAACCGATGACGACGATGACAAATTTGCACCGATTGCCTATCTGTCGTCGGAATCGCAGGAACCGACCAAGGTGCTGGAAGCGCAGCGCTATGACCGCCTGCAATCGGAAGGCCTCGAATCTGCCCTGGGCAAGCTGGATGAACGCTCGCGTCGCATCGTCGAAGCCCGCTGGCTGGCCAACGACGACGGTTCCGGCGCCACCTTGCATGAGCTGGCCGACGAATTCGGCGTCTCGGCGGAGCGCATACGGCAAATCGAAGCGGTTGCCTTGAAGAAAATGAAGGGCTCGCTGGCGGCATTTGCCTGA
- a CDS encoding response regulator: MANILVVDDEMGIRELLSEILGDEGHVVTAAENAQQAREFRQGGVPDLVLLDIWMPDTDGVTLLKEWQRDGLLTMPVIMMSGHATIDTAVEATRIGALNFLEKPIALQKLLKAVQQGLSQGPKTARAPTLYPQPVAATNELGDVVAAAGAFNNPIASDSGHAAAMPSVAAASESLFSTSFGLPLREARDAFERAYFEYHLIRESGSMTRVAEKTGLERTHLYRKLKQLGVDPGKLSKKGG, encoded by the coding sequence ATGGCTAACATCCTAGTCGTTGACGACGAAATGGGAATTCGGGAATTGCTCTCGGAAATTTTAGGTGACGAGGGGCATGTAGTAACCGCCGCGGAAAATGCACAACAGGCTCGCGAGTTTCGTCAGGGCGGCGTGCCCGATCTGGTGCTGCTCGACATCTGGATGCCGGACACCGACGGCGTGACGCTGCTCAAGGAATGGCAGCGCGACGGCTTGCTGACCATGCCGGTCATCATGATGTCCGGCCACGCCACCATCGACACCGCGGTAGAAGCGACGCGCATCGGCGCCCTGAATTTCCTGGAAAAGCCGATTGCCTTGCAAAAACTGTTGAAAGCGGTCCAGCAGGGGTTGTCGCAGGGACCGAAGACCGCCCGCGCGCCAACCCTCTATCCGCAACCGGTCGCCGCCACCAACGAATTGGGCGACGTGGTCGCCGCTGCGGGCGCCTTTAACAATCCGATCGCGTCCGACAGCGGACACGCCGCAGCCATGCCATCGGTGGCGGCAGCCTCGGAAAGCCTGTTCTCGACATCGTTCGGCCTGCCTTTGCGTGAAGCACGCGATGCTTTCGAGCGCGCCTATTTCGAATACCATCTGATCCGCGAAAGCGGCAGCATGACCAGAGTGGCCGAAAAAACCGGACTGGAGCGCACCCATCTGTACCGGAAACTGAAGCAACTCGGCGTCGATCCGGGAAAGCTGTCGAAAAAGGGCGGATGA
- the rsmB gene encoding 16S rRNA (cytosine(967)-C(5))-methyltransferase RsmB — MTYSTLKKDSLAFSLLGAAQAIALVRDGAALPQALTQVFAQSAAPAPTRGAIQDIAYRTMRGIGRAETLLGNLASRPPEPTLLHCLLCAALCLLADVDDPAYENFTVVNQAVTAVASDPQMAHAKGMANAVLRRFLREREALVAIAVKTPFGLWNYPVWWIDRMKAAYPDQWQAILTAGNTAPPLTLRVNRRKTTVAAYLETLASHDIGARQIGADAIRLDVAMPVTQIPGFEDGLASVQDAAAQLAAPLLDVQDGMRVLDACAAPGGKTCHILETAEVDLTALDNNPKRLQRITQNLQRLQLQATLQLGDASLGSDGKDWWDGKLFDRILADVPCTASGIVRRHPDIRWLRRKTDTEQLATLSAKILDNLWQMLRPDGKLLLVTCSVWPQESEAQAAAFAQRNNARRLPAPGQLLPRADHEQDHDGLFYALFQK, encoded by the coding sequence GTGACCTATTCAACTCTCAAAAAAGATTCTCTCGCGTTTAGCCTGCTGGGCGCGGCCCAGGCCATTGCACTGGTGCGTGACGGTGCTGCACTGCCGCAGGCGCTGACCCAGGTATTTGCGCAATCGGCGGCGCCGGCGCCGACCCGCGGCGCCATCCAGGACATCGCCTACCGCACCATGCGCGGCATCGGCCGCGCGGAAACCTTGCTGGGCAACCTGGCCAGCCGGCCGCCGGAACCGACCCTGCTGCACTGCCTGCTGTGCGCCGCCCTGTGCCTGCTGGCCGATGTCGACGATCCTGCCTACGAAAATTTCACCGTGGTTAACCAGGCCGTCACCGCAGTTGCCTCCGACCCGCAGATGGCGCATGCCAAGGGCATGGCGAATGCCGTGCTGCGCCGCTTCCTGCGCGAGCGCGAAGCCTTGGTGGCGATCGCCGTCAAGACCCCGTTCGGCTTGTGGAATTACCCGGTATGGTGGATAGACCGCATGAAAGCCGCCTATCCCGATCAATGGCAAGCCATCCTGACAGCCGGCAACACGGCGCCGCCGCTGACCTTGCGCGTCAACCGCCGCAAGACCACGGTAGCGGCCTATCTGGAAACCCTGGCCAGCCACGATATCGGCGCGCGCCAGATCGGCGCCGACGCCATCCGCCTGGACGTCGCCATGCCGGTGACGCAGATTCCCGGCTTTGAAGACGGCCTGGCCTCAGTGCAGGACGCGGCGGCGCAACTGGCGGCGCCGTTGCTGGATGTGCAAGACGGCATGCGGGTGCTGGACGCTTGCGCCGCTCCCGGCGGAAAAACCTGTCACATCCTGGAAACCGCCGAGGTCGACCTGACTGCGCTGGACAACAACCCCAAGCGCTTGCAACGCATCACCCAAAACCTGCAGCGCTTGCAATTGCAAGCCACGCTGCAACTGGGCGACGCCAGCCTCGGCAGCGACGGCAAGGACTGGTGGGACGGCAAGCTGTTCGACCGCATCCTGGCCGACGTGCCCTGCACCGCTTCTGGCATCGTGCGGCGCCATCCGGATATCCGCTGGCTGCGGCGCAAGACCGATACCGAGCAGCTGGCAACACTTTCGGCAAAGATTCTGGACAATCTGTGGCAGATGCTACGGCCGGATGGTAAATTGCTGCTGGTAACATGTTCCGTCTGGCCGCAGGAATCCGAGGCCCAGGCCGCGGCGTTCGCCCAGCGTAACAATGCCCGCAGGCTGCCGGCGCCAGGCCAGCTGTTGCCGCGCGCCGACCATGAACAGGACCATGACGGGTTGTTTTATGCCTTGTTCCAAAAATGA
- a CDS encoding thiol-disulfide oxidoreductase DCC family protein, which translates to MIIVFDANCLLCSAWVQFLLKHDRRRVFRFASMQSEAGAALLAQAGLNITRLETLLLVDGARSYQHTAAIFRVLDQLGFPWKLAWIMWPLPSFIRDAVYRWFARNRYRLFGRSDACFLPAAADRLRFIEDKADTLRAR; encoded by the coding sequence ATGATTATCGTATTCGACGCCAACTGCCTGCTGTGTTCAGCCTGGGTGCAATTCCTGCTGAAACACGACCGCCGCCGGGTGTTTCGTTTTGCTTCGATGCAATCCGAAGCCGGCGCCGCCTTGCTGGCCCAAGCCGGCTTGAACATCACCAGACTCGAGACATTATTGCTGGTCGACGGCGCGCGCAGCTATCAGCATACGGCGGCGATTTTCAGGGTGCTGGATCAGTTGGGATTCCCTTGGAAGCTGGCCTGGATCATGTGGCCGCTGCCATCATTCATACGGGACGCCGTCTATCGCTGGTTCGCCCGCAACCGCTATCGCCTGTTTGGCCGCAGCGACGCTTGTTTCCTGCCGGCCGCCGCAGACCGCCTGCGCTTCATCGAAGACAAGGCAGATACGCTTAGGGCCCGTTAG
- a CDS encoding SCO family protein has translation MKRVTSAVSLLAGLLMVLSLAACGDKSAGSSQEMTLSPAKTAFNNTDVTGLGYARDFALTDHTGKPRTLADYKGKAVVVFFGYTQCPDVCPTTMVEMANVLKQMGPLANKVQVLFVTVDPERDTQELLSKYVPAFDPSFVGLYGDAAATEKVGKEFRVFYQKVPGKTPGSYSMDHTAGSYVFDPEGHIRLFIRHGQGPEPIAHDLKLLLK, from the coding sequence ATGAAACGTGTTACCTCCGCCGTCTCGCTGCTGGCCGGCTTGCTGATGGTCTTGTCGCTGGCGGCCTGCGGCGATAAATCGGCCGGCAGCAGCCAGGAAATGACCTTGTCGCCGGCCAAGACCGCGTTCAACAATACCGATGTCACTGGTCTCGGTTACGCCCGCGATTTCGCCCTCACCGACCATACCGGCAAGCCGCGCACGCTGGCCGACTACAAGGGCAAGGCCGTGGTGGTGTTCTTCGGCTACACCCAATGTCCCGACGTCTGTCCGACCACCATGGTGGAAATGGCCAATGTGCTGAAGCAAATGGGCCCGCTGGCGAACAAAGTGCAGGTATTGTTTGTCACGGTCGACCCGGAGCGCGATACGCAAGAGTTGCTGTCGAAGTATGTGCCGGCCTTCGATCCGAGCTTTGTCGGCCTCTATGGCGATGCGGCCGCGACCGAAAAGGTGGGCAAGGAATTCCGCGTGTTCTATCAGAAAGTACCTGGCAAGACCCCGGGCAGCTATAGCATGGACCACACCGCCGGCAGCTATGTGTTCGATCCGGAAGGCCACATCCGTCTGTTCATACGCCATGGCCAGGGGCCGGAGCCGATTGCGCATGATTTGAAATTATTGCTGAAATGA
- a CDS encoding saccharopine dehydrogenase family protein, with product MNSNNTDTAIYKVLLIGGYGFFGKKLAERLALDPLLHVMLAGRDLSAAQALADSLNQLTPPARFSALRIDVQDAQLAACIEASGANAVIHTSGPFQGQGYDVARACIAAGAHYVDLADGRDFVSGITALDASARQADVLVTSGASSVPALSSAVVDQLAADFRELHDIAIGISPGNRTERGLATVRAILGYCGASFLQWSDGRWQPVVGWQGLRRQRYQQPVGNRWLANCDVPDLQLFPARYPGVRNISFGAGLELPVLHFGVWLMAGMRRLGLVHNWSRYAAMLKRLSDLFIRFGSDAGAMHVEVTGVGADGTQQHRRWTLIAAEGDGPYVPTLASAALVGKLARRLIDRRGACPCIGMLTLQDFSAAMQGLAITTETTAT from the coding sequence ATGAACAGCAACAATACAGACACGGCGATTTATAAAGTGCTGTTGATAGGCGGCTACGGCTTCTTCGGAAAGAAACTTGCGGAACGGCTGGCCCTGGACCCTCTCCTGCACGTCATGCTCGCCGGGCGCGACCTTAGCGCCGCCCAGGCCCTGGCGGACTCGCTCAATCAACTTACGCCACCCGCGCGCTTTTCCGCACTCCGTATCGACGTACAGGATGCGCAGCTTGCTGCGTGCATCGAAGCCAGCGGCGCCAATGCCGTAATACATACCAGCGGCCCGTTTCAAGGCCAGGGCTACGATGTTGCGCGCGCCTGCATCGCTGCCGGAGCGCATTATGTGGACCTGGCCGACGGCCGCGATTTCGTCTCCGGCATCACGGCGCTGGACGCCTCAGCCAGGCAGGCGGATGTGCTGGTGACCAGCGGCGCCAGTTCGGTGCCGGCTTTGTCGAGCGCGGTTGTCGACCAGTTGGCAGCGGATTTCCGTGAGCTGCACGACATCGCCATCGGCATCAGTCCCGGCAACCGCACCGAGCGCGGCCTGGCGACAGTACGCGCCATTCTCGGCTATTGCGGCGCATCGTTCCTGCAATGGAGCGATGGACGATGGCAGCCTGTAGTCGGCTGGCAGGGATTACGCCGCCAGCGCTACCAGCAACCTGTCGGCAACCGCTGGCTGGCTAACTGCGACGTTCCCGACCTACAGCTCTTCCCGGCTCGCTATCCCGGCGTCCGCAACATTTCCTTTGGCGCCGGCCTGGAGCTTCCTGTGCTGCATTTCGGGGTCTGGCTGATGGCTGGCATGCGTCGCCTCGGATTGGTGCATAACTGGTCGCGCTACGCGGCTATGCTGAAACGGCTTAGCGACCTTTTCATCCGCTTCGGTTCCGATGCCGGCGCCATGCATGTCGAGGTGACAGGGGTTGGCGCCGACGGCACACAGCAGCATCGGCGCTGGACACTGATTGCGGCCGAGGGCGACGGCCCCTACGTGCCTACTTTGGCGAGCGCCGCGCTAGTGGGCAAGCTGGCGCGCCGGCTCATTGACCGGCGCGGCGCCTGCCCCTGCATTGGCATGCTCACACTCCAGGACTTCAGCGCAGCAATGCAAGGACTGGCAATTACCACCGAGACAACTGCAACATGA